ATTATTACCTTCGGTTCCGCTACCGGTAAAAATAATTTCAGAAGCGTTTGCCCCTATGGCAGAAGCAATTTGTCTACGAGCATCCTCAATTATAGATTTGGATTTTCTACCAGAAGAATGTGTACTGGATGGATTTCCGTAATGGGTGCTGGAAACTTCATTCATTTTTTTCAATACATCGGGATGAATGGGCGTTGTTGCACTATGGTCGAAATATGGCATGATACTTTATTTTTAAGAAAGAGAAATTAAGGGGAAAGGGTCAGACCTTAAAGGTCGTTTCGAATCGAAGCATAGCGTACAGTATTTTGTAAATTCGTATAAAAAGGTGGTTGTCGTTTTTCCAATAAATCAATGGTAGCTGACTTGTTGTAATCGAATCTAACAACATCCCAACTGTATGAATCTCCAACAGTAAGAAAAGCTACAGCTCCACGTGGGTCTTCATCAAATGGCAATCCGGTGGCACCTTGGCAAAGAATCGTCAAATTTTCTTTTGTTTCATTGCGTGGTGTATGAACATGGCCATGAACAAATACATATTTTTCAATTTGCGGATGGGCCTTGGCCACATGATTGCGCCAGGCTAAGGCTTCATCCATGGAAGGCGGCATGTCATCTCGTTGATACCAAGCATGGGTGAATTCAACCAAAGTGTTTCCAATCATTTCACGATGGGCAATATGCATAGCTGAACAAAATTCAACCCCCGCCGTACCCAATTCATTTGCTGTCCATTCCTCATTCGCCACAATGGCTTGGCAAATAGGATCATCCGGGGACATTCCTTCAAGGTTTGGCCTTTCTTGAGTCCAGAGTTTTTCCAGTAAATACCTATCGTGATTTCCACGGATAAAAATACAGTCAGGGATAGATTGTAAAGTTTCTAATGTCTCCGTTGGATCGGGCCCGAGGGCAAAACAATCCCCAAGACACATGATTTGGTCAATATTATCCCGATCATTAATGATAGAGACAGCCGTTTTCAACGATTCTATATTAGAATGAATATCGGTGATTATTGCAAAGGTTTTCGAGCCCATAGTCTCTGAATATACATGGCCTTTTCTAAAGAGGTCAAGCCTTTAACCATCGGAAATAAGAACTATTATATCGTCCAAACATCAGGCCAAAACTGCCTTGTGCCATAATAAGAATGGCCAGTAAAATCTGCCTGTAATAAATTAAGTTATTTGATTCTAATAAACCGCTTTTAAGAAAAGAATCCTTCAAAACATGAATTCCAATAGACCAAAGATTTATGGTATTGGCAACCCCTTGATCGATGTTGTTATATCTGCAAAAGACGATGATATTAATGCACTTGGCCTTGATAAGGGCGTAATGCATCTCGTAGATGAAGATCGTCAAAAAGAGATACTTGATTATTTTAAAGATAGTTCGGTCATTTACCACCCTGGCGGTTCTGCCCCCAATACTCTTTTAGCTTGTGCTGGATTGGGTGTATCGGCCCTAATTGCTGGAAAGATTGGCAAAGATCATTTTGGAGATGTTTATACTCAACAAGCAAAGGAGTTTGGTGTTATATCCGGATTGGTTAAAGGGAATGGTTCAACGGGATCCAGTATCATTTTAGTAACACCCGATGGTGAAAGAACAATGAATACCCATTTAGGCATGTGTCGTGAATTTTCTGAAGATGACATAGATGGCAATCAATTGGCTTATGCAAAATTCTTTTATTTCACAGGATATATGTGGGACACAGAATCCCAAAAGTCAGCCATTATTTCGGCAATTTCAATTGCAAAGAAAAATGATATAAAAATCGTATTTGATGTGGCCGACCCCTTCGCTGTTAATCGTAATAAGGATGAATTTCTAACTATGATTCAAAATGATGTAGATCTAGTATTTGCAAATCAATCTGAACTGGCCATTTTATTTGAAACTGATGATTAT
Above is a genomic segment from Candidatus Neomarinimicrobiota bacterium containing:
- a CDS encoding metallophosphoesterase family protein, yielding MGSKTFAIITDIHSNIESLKTAVSIINDRDNIDQIMCLGDCFALGPDPTETLETLQSIPDCIFIRGNHDRYLLEKLWTQERPNLEGMSPDDPICQAIVANEEWTANELGTAGVEFCSAMHIAHREMIGNTLVEFTHAWYQRDDMPPSMDEALAWRNHVAKAHPQIEKYVFVHGHVHTPRNETKENLTILCQGATGLPFDEDPRGAVAFLTVGDSYSWDVVRFDYNKSATIDLLEKRQPPFYTNLQNTVRYASIRNDL
- a CDS encoding adenosine kinase, whose translation is MNSNRPKIYGIGNPLIDVVISAKDDDINALGLDKGVMHLVDEDRQKEILDYFKDSSVIYHPGGSAPNTLLACAGLGVSALIAGKIGKDHFGDVYTQQAKEFGVISGLVKGNGSTGSSIILVTPDGERTMNTHLGMCREFSEDDIDGNQLAYAKFFYFTGYMWDTESQKSAIISAISIAKKNDIKIVFDVADPFAVNRNKDEFLTMIQNDVDLVFANQSELAILFETDDYKKSADLLGEIVQMAGIKLGKKGSLVINNGEQSISPPRPITAVDSTGAGDMYAAGFLTALSNGCDSFRAGEIGGYLAEEIIQGPGAQFEINKMKEFKTTLF